In a single window of the Candidatus Kaiserbacteria bacterium genome:
- the dnaE gene encoding DNA polymerase III subunit alpha: protein MEEKETLKSGFIHLHVHSHYSLLNALPTPKELAQRAKRDGMHALALTDNGALYGAVNFYKACTKEGIKPIIGLDGYLAPRTRFDKDAGIDKPRGRVVFLAKNNEGYKNLIKIVTESYVNGFYYKPRIDHALIEEFHKDLICIIPSFSGEPVLSLKDNFIEQAEASLDWYKSIFGDDCYLEITHHPEIDGHEALQRSILALAERTNTPLVAAHDVYYLEQRDYLARETMIKIQSGGVVETQDKEGELAPNFSFISSERAQELFVREAEKEALANTITIAEACNVTMTPGATWYFPDYKIESGKEPDVELHDMAYAGIAWRGLSREDNAVMERLDYELGVIKMKGYAKYFLVVGDLLREARERKILTTIRGSVAGSLTTYVLGITNVNPLEYNLPFERFLNPERPSAPDIDMDYADNRRDEIIAYAREKYGEENVAQIGTFGTMMARAAVRDVARALGHPYAIGDRIAKLIPMGSQGFPMTIENAMEIEPDLKALYAKDPDTKEVIDLAKQIEGRVRHVGVHAAGVVIAPAPLTEFVPVQPDPKSGKLITQYEMHSVGEDGVGLLKFDFLGIKNLSILADAVKRVEKIRDIEVDIENIPVTDTKTFEMLARGETMGLFQLNGTGMTAFLKQLRPSTIHDINAMVALYRPGPMESIPQYVERKHNANLVSYLDPRLEKILDRSYGVITYQDDVMMIARELAGYSWLEADMLRKAMGKKIPAVMEAEKEKLLKGFVEYGKLSASLADKLWKLIEPFAAYGFNKAHAASYGRVAYQTAYMKANYPEEYMSAVLTADAGDTEKISEIIAECVRMGIEVLPPDINESFGPFSVVPVQRDKKARIRFGLTTIKNFGEGIAESIIDERKEHGPYTSLQDFLTRVTSKNLNKKSLEALIMSGSFDRFHERGMLLHNVETMLTYHKEHSSHKESSQESLFGAFGTADIHALILEPAEPAGKAEKLVWEKELLGVYVSGHPLDAYKDELAKRPKIGVIKKETRNGIPIVTAGMVESIHEILTKKGDKMGFILVGDGSETIELVAFPETYKTHHDLFVVGSCVAVSGKLSMRNEEPTVVIDRIKALDPNTPIPQE from the coding sequence ATGGAAGAAAAAGAGACTTTAAAATCTGGCTTCATCCACCTCCACGTTCACTCGCACTATTCTCTTCTCAATGCCCTACCGACGCCAAAAGAGTTGGCCCAGCGCGCAAAGCGTGATGGTATGCACGCCCTTGCGCTCACCGACAACGGCGCCCTCTATGGTGCCGTCAATTTCTATAAGGCGTGCACCAAAGAAGGTATAAAGCCTATCATCGGTCTCGATGGGTATCTTGCACCCCGCACCCGCTTTGACAAAGATGCCGGTATCGACAAGCCGCGCGGGCGGGTGGTCTTTCTCGCCAAAAATAATGAGGGGTATAAAAACCTCATCAAGATAGTGACCGAATCCTACGTCAACGGTTTCTACTACAAACCCCGCATCGACCATGCACTCATCGAAGAATTTCACAAAGACCTCATCTGCATCATTCCCTCATTTAGCGGCGAGCCCGTACTTTCACTCAAGGACAATTTCATCGAGCAGGCTGAAGCCTCGCTTGATTGGTACAAAAGCATATTTGGTGACGATTGCTATTTAGAAATTACCCATCATCCCGAGATAGACGGCCACGAAGCCCTCCAAAGAAGTATTCTTGCGCTTGCCGAGAGGACTAACACACCTCTCGTCGCTGCACACGACGTCTACTATCTTGAGCAACGTGACTACCTCGCGCGCGAGACGATGATAAAGATTCAAAGCGGTGGTGTGGTAGAGACACAGGACAAGGAAGGTGAACTTGCGCCAAACTTCTCGTTTATTTCGAGTGAACGTGCACAAGAACTTTTTGTACGTGAGGCGGAAAAGGAGGCACTCGCAAACACCATTACAATCGCCGAAGCGTGTAACGTCACGATGACTCCGGGTGCGACATGGTATTTCCCTGACTATAAAATCGAAAGCGGCAAAGAGCCTGACGTCGAACTCCATGACATGGCATATGCGGGCATTGCGTGGCGCGGGCTTTCACGTGAGGACAACGCTGTTATGGAACGCCTCGACTACGAGCTCGGTGTTATTAAAATGAAAGGCTACGCAAAGTACTTTCTCGTTGTGGGGGACCTCCTTCGTGAGGCACGCGAACGCAAAATCCTCACCACCATTCGAGGATCGGTGGCGGGCTCGCTCACCACGTACGTGCTCGGGATTACGAATGTAAATCCCCTTGAGTACAATCTTCCCTTTGAACGTTTCCTCAACCCCGAGCGCCCTTCTGCACCTGATATCGACATGGACTACGCCGACAACAGACGAGACGAAATCATTGCGTATGCGCGTGAAAAGTATGGCGAAGAAAACGTCGCACAGATTGGTACCTTTGGAACGATGATGGCACGCGCTGCCGTACGTGACGTGGCTCGTGCCCTTGGCCACCCGTACGCCATCGGCGACCGTATTGCAAAACTCATCCCTATGGGTAGCCAAGGCTTCCCCATGACTATTGAAAATGCGATGGAAATCGAGCCCGATCTCAAAGCCCTCTATGCAAAAGACCCCGACACAAAAGAGGTGATTGATTTGGCAAAACAAATTGAGGGGCGGGTGCGCCATGTCGGTGTGCATGCTGCAGGAGTGGTGATTGCGCCCGCCCCACTCACCGAATTTGTACCCGTACAGCCCGACCCAAAAAGTGGCAAACTCATCACCCAGTACGAGATGCATTCTGTAGGTGAAGATGGTGTCGGCCTCCTCAAGTTCGACTTTCTCGGTATCAAAAATCTTTCCATACTTGCAGACGCAGTGAAGCGCGTCGAGAAAATTCGTGACATAGAAGTAGATATTGAAAACATTCCCGTCACTGACACCAAAACCTTCGAGATGCTCGCGCGTGGTGAGACTATGGGACTATTCCAGTTAAACGGAACAGGCATGACTGCATTCCTCAAGCAACTCCGTCCTTCCACCATTCACGACATCAATGCGATGGTGGCACTCTACCGCCCTGGGCCGATGGAATCTATTCCGCAGTATGTTGAGCGGAAGCATAATGCAAATCTCGTTTCCTATCTTGACCCACGATTGGAAAAAATCCTCGACCGTTCCTACGGGGTGATTACCTACCAGGACGACGTCATGATGATTGCACGAGAACTCGCGGGCTACTCGTGGCTCGAGGCTGACATGCTTCGTAAAGCGATGGGTAAAAAGATTCCTGCGGTAATGGAGGCGGAGAAAGAAAAGCTCCTCAAAGGCTTTGTGGAATATGGAAAATTGAGTGCATCGCTTGCAGACAAACTGTGGAAACTCATTGAGCCATTTGCCGCGTACGGCTTCAACAAAGCCCATGCAGCAAGTTATGGACGTGTCGCCTATCAAACTGCATACATGAAGGCTAATTATCCCGAAGAATACATGTCAGCAGTACTCACCGCCGATGCGGGTGATACCGAGAAAATATCTGAGATTATCGCAGAGTGTGTGCGCATGGGTATCGAAGTGCTTCCACCCGACATCAACGAAAGTTTTGGGCCCTTCTCGGTAGTGCCTGTTCAACGTGACAAAAAAGCACGCATACGTTTTGGACTAACAACCATTAAAAACTTCGGCGAAGGCATCGCCGAATCCATCATTGACGAGCGCAAAGAACATGGCCCCTACACATCCCTCCAAGATTTCCTTACCCGCGTCACAAGCAAAAACCTCAACAAAAAATCACTTGAGGCACTTATTATGTCGGGCTCATTCGACCGCTTTCATGAGCGCGGGATGCTTCTTCACAATGTGGAAACCATGCTTACCTATCACAAGGAACATAGTAGTCACAAAGAATCTTCCCAAGAATCCCTCTTTGGCGCGTTTGGTACTGCGGACATCCACGCACTCATCTTGGAGCCAGCAGAGCCTGCAGGTAAAGCAGAGAAACTCGTATGGGAAAAAGAATTACTCGGTGTGTATGTCTCGGGGCACCCCCTTGATGCATACAAAGATGAACTCG
- a CDS encoding ribonuclease HII codes for MKKRIVHIIGVDEAGRGPLAGPVAVGAVLVPVDFNWAHIPGVGDSKKVKAENREAIFRLAARLRKEEALNFATALIPASTIDKIGITHAVQKGIVKCLATLDASPKTTMILLDGLLHAPSEYIHQETIIKGDAKEKVIGLASICAKVTRDAHMVRVARKHPEYLFDIHKGYGTKKHIEAILTHGLSPIHRRSFTKRFQ; via the coding sequence GTGAAAAAGAGAATCGTACATATTATTGGAGTCGATGAAGCCGGTAGGGGTCCATTAGCGGGGCCTGTAGCGGTTGGTGCGGTGCTTGTACCCGTAGATTTTAACTGGGCGCATATTCCGGGAGTGGGGGATTCGAAGAAAGTAAAGGCGGAAAATCGCGAAGCGATTTTCCGCCTTGCCGCACGTCTTCGTAAAGAGGAAGCCCTTAATTTTGCTACCGCACTCATACCCGCATCGACCATCGACAAAATCGGTATTACGCACGCGGTACAAAAGGGAATTGTGAAATGTCTGGCGACCCTTGATGCTTCCCCTAAAACCACCATGATTCTTCTCGATGGACTTCTCCACGCACCCTCTGAATACATACACCAGGAGACTATTATAAAAGGAGATGCAAAAGAGAAGGTTATTGGACTCGCCTCTATTTGTGCGAAGGTCACACGCGATGCACACATGGTGCGTGTTGCGCGCAAACACCCTGAATATCTCTTTGATATCCACAAAGGCTATGGAACCAAAAAGCATATTGAGGCAATCCTCACTCATGGCCTCTCCCCAATCCATCGCCGTTCCTTCACCAAGAGATTCCAGTAG
- the rpmF gene encoding 50S ribosomal protein L32, protein MVIRMRHTRAHTGNRRSHHAIKAETLSKCTHCGASRRPHHMCLECGYYNGRQVIDLAAEKAKRDARIKAKHEQIKNELGSSPEVPTPVAETKEILSKEK, encoded by the coding sequence ATGGTTATACGAATGCGACATACACGGGCCCATACAGGGAACCGTCGTTCACACCACGCAATAAAAGCGGAGACACTTTCAAAGTGTACGCACTGTGGTGCTTCACGCCGTCCACATCACATGTGTCTCGAGTGTGGTTACTATAATGGTCGGCAGGTCATTGACCTCGCTGCCGAAAAGGCGAAGCGCGATGCACGTATCAAGGCAAAGCACGAGCAAATCAAAAATGAGCTTGGCTCGTCACCCGAAGTACCCACTCCCGTAGCAGAGACGAAAGAAATTCTTTCAAAAGAGAAATAA
- the nusB gene encoding transcription antitermination factor NusB, protein MANRHLSRSIVLQSLFEWDLNSIEKSAMVETLMRNVEEFAPNKSDTPFMEKLLDGVLQKQSELDLIIEKAAPEWPIDRIAPVDRNILRLGLYELLFSDRNEVPAKVAINEAIELAKQFGGDNSSRFVNGVLGAVYKEIGEPGKEESSKIKKKREIPFEQMDIERLAGAVVYAIHEGTMYLALVHDIFGHWTLSKGKLVEGEEIEAGTARSIKDEIGLTVELETELGKNEYVASHPEKGKVRKQVVYYLARAPYENLALEEKGGLDAAQWFKVADILELNFYEDILPIVTKAVTVLVSRK, encoded by the coding sequence ATGGCAAATCGGCACCTTTCAAGATCAATCGTTCTTCAATCACTCTTTGAGTGGGATTTAAATAGTATAGAAAAAAGCGCAATGGTGGAGACCCTCATGCGCAACGTCGAAGAATTTGCACCCAACAAGTCCGATACGCCATTCATGGAGAAGCTTCTTGATGGTGTACTCCAAAAGCAATCTGAGTTAGACCTCATCATCGAGAAGGCTGCACCCGAATGGCCTATCGATAGAATCGCTCCTGTAGATCGCAATATTCTCCGTCTCGGTCTCTATGAACTGCTTTTCTCAGACCGCAATGAAGTACCCGCAAAAGTCGCTATCAATGAAGCCATTGAACTTGCGAAGCAGTTTGGTGGAGACAATTCAAGCCGTTTTGTAAACGGTGTACTTGGTGCCGTATATAAAGAAATCGGGGAGCCAGGCAAGGAAGAAAGTTCCAAGATTAAAAAGAAACGCGAAATTCCTTTTGAGCAGATGGACATTGAGCGTCTCGCAGGGGCTGTCGTGTATGCAATTCACGAGGGTACGATGTACCTGGCCCTCGTCCACGATATCTTTGGTCATTGGACGCTCTCAAAGGGGAAACTTGTTGAAGGTGAAGAAATTGAAGCAGGCACAGCGCGTTCAATTAAAGACGAAATAGGTCTCACCGTTGAACTTGAGACCGAACTTGGTAAAAATGAATATGTTGCGTCGCATCCTGAAAAGGGCAAGGTGCGCAAGCAAGTCGTATACTACCTCGCACGTGCGCCATACGAAAATCTCGCCCTCGAAGAAAAGGGAGGACTCGATGCGGCACAGTGGTTTAAGGTTGCCGATATTCTCGAACTTAACTTTTATGAAGATATTTTGCCCATTGTTACCAAGGCAGTCACGGTACTCGTGAGTAGGAAGTAG
- the rnc gene encoding ribonuclease III translates to MTDPQNINASLTKLETLIGVTFDERKHLLTAMTHRSYLNEHREAMQAHNERYEFLGDAVLELIITDFLFHKYPEKPEGELTAIRAALVNTNSLAEVSAKLNINEYLLLSKGEEKDTGRARQYILANAFESIIGAVYLDQGYEAAKEFVGRNLFDRTDTIVAKRLWQDAKSRFQELAQEHSNITPNYDTLSQTGPDHDRIFTVGVFLGSEKIAEGKGRSKQEAEQVAAEAGAVVKGWL, encoded by the coding sequence ATGACAGACCCACAAAATATCAATGCAAGCCTCACTAAACTGGAAACACTCATTGGAGTGACTTTTGATGAGCGGAAGCATCTCCTCACTGCAATGACCCATCGCTCGTATCTCAATGAGCATCGTGAGGCCATGCAGGCTCATAATGAGCGGTATGAGTTCCTTGGTGATGCTGTTCTTGAACTTATTATTACTGATTTTCTTTTTCATAAATATCCCGAAAAGCCTGAAGGGGAACTCACGGCTATTCGTGCAGCACTCGTGAATACCAACTCCCTTGCTGAGGTATCGGCGAAGCTCAACATTAATGAATACCTCTTGCTTTCAAAAGGTGAAGAGAAAGACACGGGCCGCGCACGCCAGTACATTCTTGCAAATGCATTTGAGTCTATTATTGGTGCCGTGTATCTCGATCAGGGGTATGAGGCTGCAAAGGAATTTGTGGGGCGTAATCTTTTTGATAGGACGGATACTATTGTTGCAAAGCGCCTTTGGCAGGATGCAAAGAGCCGCTTTCAGGAGTTAGCGCAGGAACACTCAAATATCACTCCCAACTACGATACATTAAGTCAAACAGGCCCCGATCATGATCGCATCTTCACGGTAGGTGTTTTTCTCGGTTCTGAAAAAATTGCCGAAGGAAAAGGACGCTCAAAGCAAGAAGCCGAACAAGTTGCTGCAGAAGCAGGCGCAGTGGTAAAGGGTTGGCTCTAG
- a CDS encoding type II secretion system protein, with protein sequence MIYNKKGFSLIEIIVAVGIVLVLASIVLISVGEARKTARDSQRENDIKQIVLALRMYKEMNSEVPVSYGGIVIGEGGSLDNATSGLGPYLTAIMRGDPRGSTTDTKYEYVYDSVYTCNGIDYTVVYVKTMERESGGNWASVCGTYSGGTSPSTYGVIIGPAYYGMSA encoded by the coding sequence ATGATATATAATAAAAAGGGGTTTTCGCTTATTGAGATAATCGTTGCAGTTGGGATTGTACTTGTACTTGCGTCTATTGTACTTATCAGTGTAGGAGAAGCAAGAAAAACTGCGCGAGATTCTCAACGTGAAAATGATATCAAACAGATTGTACTTGCGCTTCGTATGTATAAGGAGATGAATTCCGAAGTTCCCGTGTCATATGGGGGGATTGTTATTGGTGAAGGTGGTTCGCTCGACAATGCAACATCAGGCCTTGGGCCATATCTAACAGCCATTATGCGCGGTGACCCACGGGGAAGTACAACTGATACAAAATACGAGTATGTTTATGACAGTGTCTACACTTGTAACGGCATAGATTACACAGTCGTGTATGTAAAAACTATGGAGAGAGAGAGTGGAGGAAATTGGGCATCAGTGTGTGGTACCTATAGTGGTGGGACAAGCCCGAGCACCTATGGAGTCATCATAGGCCCTGCGTATTATGGTATGAGCGCCTAA
- a CDS encoding type II secretion system protein: MRNFSLQRKGFTLIELLMIIAIIGFIVTIAYANMQDAKKHARDEQRMSDLKIVKVASRSYQDFISDGILPPANPAEVLGDGVGFDTTIAPYVTDIIKDPINAGTNQYYYRSAYTCAGTPHTVVVALSMEIASNGNFAAVCGAGPYADVASGVTPTLASYVIILQ, encoded by the coding sequence ATGAGAAATTTCTCTCTACAAAGAAAAGGCTTCACACTCATTGAGTTACTCATGATTATTGCAATCATTGGTTTTATTGTGACGATTGCGTATGCAAATATGCAAGATGCAAAAAAGCATGCTCGTGATGAGCAACGTATGAGTGATTTAAAAATCGTGAAAGTTGCGTCTCGTTCATATCAAGATTTTATCTCTGATGGAATATTACCCCCAGCAAATCCTGCAGAAGTTCTGGGTGATGGAGTTGGTTTTGATACGACTATTGCTCCCTATGTTACGGATATAATAAAAGACCCAATTAATGCAGGCACGAATCAGTATTATTACCGAAGTGCATACACCTGTGCAGGGACCCCACACACAGTTGTTGTTGCGCTTTCTATGGAGATTGCAAGTAATGGTAATTTTGCAGCTGTCTGTGGCGCGGGACCGTATGCTGATGTTGCTTCTGGCGTTACCCCAACATTGGCATCGTACGTGATTATTCTTCAGTAA